One genomic region from Anabaena sp. PCC 7108 encodes:
- a CDS encoding CHRD domain-containing protein: MNQSPILNNPLSDQNAKANSVFNFSISNNIFSDPDAINPFDNFVIFGDSLSDTGNAYQASGNTFPLPPYYQGRFSNGLLWVDYLSQKLEFSDESVKNFAFAGANTGVSNVIDGFPIIIPGLLSQIEQFKTVNANTPVGEDTLYVIWAGSNDFDFPNPTADPVQSVTNIGNAITTLSTLGAKEIVVANLTDLSARPLNINSNNTEDGRAFSIDFKNALSQEVNDLEPSLNIDISVVDIFGLNDAVQANPEDYNFTNLTEPLISATGDVNPDEYAFWDDVHPTTRLHQLVSQRFAETLINDGIIPDLITYSATLADGSDLPDWLEFNSITQTFSGTPTDENVGQLDVKVIATDKEGLTATDIFSLQIQGINVSTSEGNSGINTKAFTVFLDEASTESVTVNYQTVPITATPVSDTTKEVFAAILEGNQQVPTGVTTTASGLASAELDTEAATFSYRLEVTGLDFNNQTATTDDDVTMLHIHNAARGANGPVDFDILTDDDKQITVENGKTIITGIWEASEGLTPEEIETLKSATTGTDTPYYFNIHTTTNPNGELRGQIINETPVFVPTKEVFAAILEGNQQVPTGVTTTASGMASAELDTEAATFSYRLEVTGLDFNNQTATTDDDVILAHIHNAARGVNGPVDFDILADDDKQITVENGKTIITGIWEASEGLTAEEIESLKSAATGTDTPYYFNIHTTTNPNGELRGQIVSTAPDYISTSGTLTFAPGETSKTVEVPIFGDTQIEADETFKIVLSDAADSSQILGEQVITIMDDDHPSRKLIFGTPNGEELNPEPGQILLAGDGDDTINSTADNDIFAGDGNDVVIVNSHSSVSAGDGDDNVTVGVDGPAHDTIVNGGNGEDKLFVAEADGTNNIFGAADADEITVIEGSHQFLFGGSGDDKIVSQGSNNRLFGGSGIDVLVSNQNDSLSGGEGDDVLFAGKEGGNKLTGGAGIDQFWVANGSLPITKNTVTDFTIGVDKIGFGGVEILNFGQVIKEQMGADTLLKTGTTEIALLVGINANSLTANDFAFSASVVSI, translated from the coding sequence ATGAATCAATCACCAATTCTTAATAATCCCCTTTCAGACCAAAATGCTAAGGCAAATTCTGTTTTTAACTTTAGCATTTCTAACAATATTTTCTCAGATCCAGATGCAATTAATCCCTTTGATAACTTTGTGATCTTTGGTGATAGTCTATCTGATACAGGCAATGCCTATCAAGCTTCAGGTAATACTTTTCCCCTACCACCCTATTACCAAGGGCGTTTTTCTAATGGACTACTTTGGGTAGATTACCTGTCTCAGAAGTTAGAATTTAGCGATGAATCAGTAAAAAACTTTGCCTTTGCTGGAGCGAATACAGGGGTAAGTAATGTTATTGATGGATTCCCCATCATCATACCAGGACTACTATCACAAATTGAGCAATTTAAAACTGTAAATGCAAATACTCCGGTTGGTGAAGATACACTATATGTAATCTGGGCTGGTTCTAATGATTTTGATTTTCCCAATCCTACTGCTGATCCTGTCCAATCTGTTACCAATATTGGTAATGCAATTACGACATTAAGCACTTTAGGGGCAAAAGAAATTGTTGTTGCTAACTTAACCGATTTAAGTGCTAGACCTTTAAACATTAATAGCAATAATACTGAGGATGGTAGAGCATTTTCTATTGACTTTAAAAATGCTTTAAGTCAAGAAGTCAATGATCTAGAACCATCTCTCAACATTGATATATCTGTAGTAGATATATTTGGTTTGAATGATGCAGTTCAAGCCAATCCTGAAGATTACAACTTTACTAATCTCACCGAACCTCTGATTAGTGCAACGGGTGATGTTAATCCTGATGAGTATGCGTTTTGGGATGATGTTCACCCAACTACAAGACTGCATCAATTAGTTTCCCAAAGATTTGCAGAAACATTGATCAATGATGGAATTATTCCTGATTTAATTACTTATTCAGCTACTTTAGCAGATGGTAGTGATTTACCAGATTGGTTAGAATTTAACTCCATAACTCAAACCTTTAGTGGTACTCCTACAGACGAAAATGTAGGTCAACTAGATGTAAAAGTGATTGCTACAGATAAAGAAGGTTTGACAGCTACAGATATCTTCTCTCTGCAAATACAAGGAATAAACGTTTCTACATCTGAAGGTAACAGCGGGATTAACACCAAAGCTTTTACAGTTTTCCTAGACGAAGCAAGCACCGAGTCTGTCACAGTCAACTATCAAACTGTCCCCATTACCGCTACTCCCGTCAGCGATACCACCAAAGAAGTATTTGCAGCGATTTTAGAAGGTAATCAACAAGTTCCCACAGGTGTGACAACCACCGCTTCTGGTTTAGCAAGTGCAGAACTTGACACAGAAGCCGCAACGTTTAGTTATAGATTAGAAGTCACCGGATTAGACTTTAATAATCAAACAGCTACAACTGATGATGATGTAACAATGTTACACATTCACAATGCTGCTAGAGGTGCAAACGGTCCCGTAGATTTTGATATCCTCACAGATGACGATAAGCAAATCACCGTTGAAAATGGTAAAACCATCATCACAGGAATTTGGGAAGCCAGCGAAGGTTTAACTCCTGAAGAAATTGAAACCCTAAAATCAGCCACTACAGGTACAGATACTCCTTACTATTTCAACATTCACACCACAACTAATCCTAATGGAGAATTGCGGGGACAAATTATTAATGAAACACCTGTTTTTGTTCCCACCAAAGAAGTATTTGCAGCGATTTTAGAAGGTAATCAACAAGTTCCCACAGGTGTGACAACTACCGCTTCTGGTATGGCCAGTGCAGAACTTGACACAGAAGCCGCAACGTTTAGTTATAGATTAGAAGTCACCGGATTAGACTTTAATAATCAAACAGCGACAACTGATGATGATGTCATCTTGGCACATATTCACAATGCAGCTAGAGGTGTAAATGGTCCGGTAGATTTTGACATTCTTGCAGATGATGATAAACAAATTACTGTTGAAAATGGTAAAACCATCATCACAGGCATTTGGGAAGCCAGCGAAGGGCTAACTGCGGAAGAAATCGAAAGCCTAAAATCAGCCGCTACAGGTACAGATACTCCTTACTATTTCAACATCCACACCACAACCAATCCCAATGGAGAATTGCGGGGACAAATTGTTAGTACCGCACCTGATTATATTTCCACATCTGGAACTCTAACTTTTGCACCAGGAGAAACCAGCAAAACTGTTGAAGTTCCTATTTTTGGAGATACTCAGATTGAAGCTGATGAGACTTTCAAAATAGTCTTATCTGATGCTGCTGATAGTTCTCAAATTCTAGGGGAACAAGTTATTACAATTATGGATGATGATCACCCATCCAGAAAACTCATCTTCGGGACTCCTAATGGTGAAGAACTCAACCCTGAACCAGGACAAATATTATTAGCAGGTGACGGAGATGATACAATCAATTCCACCGCCGATAATGACATCTTTGCAGGTGATGGTAATGATGTTGTCATAGTAAATAGTCACTCTTCCGTTTCCGCAGGAGATGGTGATGATAATGTTACTGTTGGTGTGGATGGTCCCGCTCACGATACCATTGTTAATGGTGGTAATGGTGAAGATAAACTATTTGTAGCTGAAGCCGATGGAACTAATAATATATTCGGTGCAGCAGACGCAGATGAAATAACAGTTATTGAAGGTTCACATCAATTCTTGTTTGGTGGTTCTGGAGACGACAAAATAGTTAGTCAGGGTAGCAATAACCGTCTTTTTGGTGGTTCAGGAATTGATGTTTTAGTCTCCAACCAGAATGATTCTCTATCTGGTGGTGAAGGTGATGATGTCCTCTTTGCTGGAAAAGAAGGAGGTAATAAACTTACTGGTGGTGCTGGTATTGATCAGTTTTGGGTTGCTAATGGTAGTTTACCAATAACCAAAAATACCGTTACAGATTTCACAATTGGAGTTGATAAAATCGGCTTTGGTGGTGTGGAAATCCTTAACTTTGGTCAAGTAATCAAAGAACAAATGGGTGCTGATACCTTACTCAAAACCGGCACAACAGAAATCGCTTTGTTAGTAGGAATTAACGCTAACAGTCTCACAGCAAATGATTTTGCTTTTTCTGCCAGTGTAGTTTCAATATAA
- a CDS encoding Uma2 family endonuclease gives MTIAKTRQITVDDFLKLPETKPASEFINGKITQKPMPQGEHSLLQANLIEVISAKAKIQKIAYAFPELRCTFGGDAIVPDIAVFRWERIPKTTTGKISNRFEIHPDWVIEILSPDQQQKKVLTKLLHCSRNGTELGWLMNPEEESILAVFPGQKVELYESDDKLPILADIDLELTVTEIFSWLNFG, from the coding sequence ATGACTATAGCCAAAACTCGCCAAATTACAGTAGATGATTTTCTCAAGTTACCAGAAACTAAACCAGCATCAGAATTTATTAACGGAAAAATTACACAAAAACCTATGCCACAGGGTGAACACAGTTTACTTCAGGCTAATTTAATTGAAGTTATAAGTGCTAAAGCCAAAATTCAAAAAATAGCGTATGCTTTCCCAGAACTACGCTGTACTTTTGGAGGTGATGCAATTGTACCTGATATAGCGGTGTTCCGTTGGGAAAGAATCCCCAAAACCACAACAGGGAAAATCAGCAACCGCTTTGAAATTCATCCTGACTGGGTAATTGAAATCCTATCTCCAGATCAACAACAGAAAAAAGTTCTAACTAAATTATTGCATTGTTCCCGCAATGGCACAGAATTAGGATGGTTGATGAATCCAGAGGAAGAAAGTATATTAGCTGTGTTTCCTGGTCAAAAAGTGGAATTATATGAAAGTGATGATAAATTACCGATTCTGGCAGATATAGACTTGGAACTAACAGTCACAGAAATTTTTAGCTGGTTAAATTTTGGTTAA
- a CDS encoding WD40 repeat domain-containing protein produces the protein MQMDWISLLKAQQADFLQRVKKPKTTDLSLLEGQVKGCHSEIMGFWGDSLTKILECSRQQAEILAKNPPPTPPEYPEPPDWTIPFPTYFQRQAEDYLVREQIVDRIITERLGKLVKKVPQDTLENMVLDDEGNLRGESKFTYWLTNNPKESIQIHVTDGESFNGIKKDKIRWSVNQEDIKKHQALIFICLFYPGTTKLGYHKQTVITGFLPSNQLEFHEPKLFITPSNLLYAGGLNWYLQSLCGQNKSLPLIDEKMMVEVIETLPSEHPQKDIIGDWECWQTLKGHNKGINCLAYSLKTSRVNNVGCNYIQSVPILASGSRGETKLWDLSKGELIETLSEYPWSISGVVDEVNSLDFSTDGQTLVSVGADSTIKIWHTGALDLIDILHTHHGNVRCVAFTPDGKMLATGGDDRKILFWSLRDRQVENTLCLDDTAAHSMVLSQDGKILVTGSYRKIKVWRLTSSLNKKNQQEIKQIHTLMGHSHIVNSLAISANAKYLVSGSQDKTIRVWNLVTGELIHTLKSHREGVFAVSLSPNEQIIASGSADKTIKLWHLETGELLGTFSGHANTVTALVFTASGEMLVSGSLDKTIKIWQRS, from the coding sequence ATGCAGATGGATTGGATTAGCTTACTAAAAGCTCAACAAGCTGACTTCCTTCAACGAGTAAAAAAACCAAAGACAACTGATCTATCTCTCTTAGAAGGTCAAGTCAAAGGTTGTCACAGTGAAATTATGGGGTTTTGGGGCGATTCATTGACCAAAATTCTGGAATGTTCTCGCCAACAAGCGGAAATTCTGGCCAAAAACCCGCCACCAACCCCACCAGAATATCCTGAACCACCGGATTGGACAATTCCCTTTCCTACATATTTTCAGCGTCAAGCTGAAGATTATCTTGTCCGTGAACAAATTGTAGATCGGATAATTACGGAACGCTTGGGTAAATTAGTGAAAAAAGTGCCACAAGACACTTTAGAAAACATGGTTTTGGATGATGAAGGAAATTTACGTGGTGAAAGTAAATTTACTTATTGGTTGACTAATAACCCGAAAGAGAGCATTCAAATTCATGTTACTGACGGAGAAAGTTTTAATGGAATTAAGAAAGACAAAATACGTTGGTCAGTCAATCAAGAAGATATTAAAAAGCACCAAGCATTAATTTTTATATGTTTGTTCTATCCAGGAACCACCAAATTGGGATACCATAAGCAAACTGTAATTACTGGCTTTTTACCCAGCAACCAACTAGAATTTCATGAACCGAAATTGTTCATTACTCCCAGTAATTTATTGTATGCAGGGGGATTAAATTGGTATTTACAATCTCTTTGTGGACAGAATAAAAGTCTGCCCCTAATTGATGAAAAAATGATGGTAGAAGTAATTGAAACTTTACCATCTGAACATCCACAAAAAGATATTATAGGTGACTGGGAATGCTGGCAAACATTGAAAGGACACAATAAAGGAATTAACTGTTTAGCCTATTCTCTAAAAACTTCAAGAGTGAATAATGTAGGGTGTAATTATATTCAATCTGTACCAATTTTAGCTAGTGGAAGTCGTGGAGAAACAAAATTATGGGATTTATCTAAAGGTGAATTAATTGAGACATTATCAGAATATCCTTGGTCTATTTCTGGGGTAGTTGATGAAGTTAATTCTTTAGATTTTAGTACAGATGGACAAACTTTAGTTAGTGTTGGTGCAGATTCGACGATTAAAATTTGGCACACTGGGGCATTGGATTTAATTGATATCTTGCATACCCATCATGGTAACGTGCGTTGTGTTGCCTTTACACCAGATGGCAAGATGTTAGCGACTGGTGGAGATGACAGAAAAATATTGTTTTGGAGTTTGCGCGATCGCCAAGTAGAAAATACCTTATGTTTAGATGATACGGCTGCCCATTCAATGGTATTAAGTCAAGATGGTAAAATTTTGGTTACTGGTAGCTATCGAAAAATTAAAGTTTGGCGATTAACATCTTCACTAAATAAGAAAAACCAGCAAGAAATTAAACAAATACATACCTTAATGGGTCATTCTCATATCGTTAATTCTCTAGCAATTAGTGCTAATGCTAAATATTTAGTCAGCGGTAGTCAAGATAAAACTATTAGGGTTTGGAATTTAGTTACTGGGGAATTAATACACACTCTCAAAAGTCATCGAGAAGGTGTTTTTGCTGTTTCTCTTAGTCCTAATGAACAAATTATAGCTAGTGGCAGTGCTGATAAAACTATCAAACTATGGCATTTGGAAACGGGGGAATTATTAGGAACTTTTTCAGGTCATGCTAACACTGTGACAGCTTTAGTATTTACTGCATCTGGAGAAATGTTAGTCAGTGGTAGTTTGGATAAAACTATTAAAATCTGGCAACGGAGTTAA
- a CDS encoding SDR family oxidoreductase: MSSTSYIFVAGASRGVGQEIAKYLTAQKIQVKALLRTELSAQELEAIGVHPVLGDALNADDVERAILGDEPVRAVISTLGGLPTDDIKPDYIGNKNLIDAAVKAGVQKFILVTSIGSGDSAVSMPPQALATLKPLLILKEQAEHYLINSGLNYTIIRPGGLKSEPATGNAILTADPRIVGSIHRADVAQLVCRCLNSDQANHQVLSALDKNMIYPGLPEFVEFSLD, translated from the coding sequence ATGTCAAGTACATCTTACATTTTTGTAGCTGGGGCTAGTCGCGGTGTTGGGCAAGAAATAGCCAAATATTTGACAGCACAAAAAATCCAGGTAAAAGCACTTCTGAGAACAGAATTATCTGCACAGGAACTAGAAGCTATCGGTGTTCATCCGGTTTTGGGAGATGCTTTGAATGCGGATGATGTTGAACGGGCAATTTTGGGAGATGAACCTGTCCGCGCTGTTATAAGTACTCTGGGTGGTTTACCTACAGATGATATAAAACCTGATTATATCGGCAATAAAAACCTGATTGATGCCGCAGTTAAAGCAGGAGTGCAAAAGTTTATTCTGGTAACTTCTATTGGTAGTGGTGATAGTGCAGTTTCTATGCCTCCCCAAGCATTAGCAACACTCAAACCACTTTTAATTCTCAAAGAACAAGCTGAACATTACTTGATTAATAGTGGACTGAATTATACGATTATTCGTCCCGGTGGTTTAAAGTCAGAACCAGCTACAGGGAATGCTATCTTAACTGCAGATCCACGTATTGTTGGCAGTATTCATCGTGCTGATGTTGCCCAATTAGTTTGTCGGTGTTTAAATTCTGATCAAGCTAATCATCAAGTATTGTCAGCATTAGACAAAAATATGATCTATCCCGGTTTACCAGAATTTGTAGAATTTAGTTTGGATTAA
- the rpoD gene encoding RNA polymerase sigma factor RpoD, with product MNQANNVLDSIYQPDLEMINPPEIEEELLLIEDEEDLLLTDDGEIDDFLEPQSDEDDAKSGKAAKSRRRTQTKKKHYTEDSIRLYLQEIGRIRLLRADEEIELARKIADLLELERVRDRLYEQLEREPEFKEWAEAVALPLPTFRYRLHVGRRAKDKMVQSNLRLVVSIAKKYMNRGLSFQDLIQEGSLGLIRAAEKFDHEKGYKFSTYATWWIRQAITRAIADQSRTIRLPVHLYETISRIKKTTKLLSQEMGRKPTEEEIATRMEMTIEKLRFIAKSAQLPISLETPIGKEEDSRLGDFIESDGETPEDQVSKNLLREDLEKVLDSLSPRERDVLRLRYGLDDGRMKTLEEIGQIFNVTRERIRQIEAKALRKLRHPNRNSVLKEYIR from the coding sequence ATGAACCAGGCTAACAACGTACTCGACAGCATTTATCAGCCTGACCTAGAAATGATAAATCCGCCTGAGATCGAAGAAGAACTCTTATTAATTGAGGATGAAGAGGACTTACTGCTTACCGATGACGGCGAAATTGATGATTTTTTAGAGCCTCAGTCTGATGAGGACGACGCAAAGTCTGGAAAAGCCGCTAAGTCGCGTCGTCGGACACAAACTAAGAAAAAGCATTACACCGAAGATTCAATTCGCCTTTATCTGCAAGAAATTGGTCGAATTCGGCTGTTGCGAGCGGATGAAGAAATTGAATTGGCACGGAAAATTGCCGATCTACTGGAATTAGAACGGGTAAGAGATCGACTGTACGAACAGTTAGAACGCGAACCTGAATTTAAAGAATGGGCAGAAGCTGTTGCACTACCATTACCTACCTTCCGTTATCGTCTACACGTTGGACGCAGGGCGAAAGATAAAATGGTGCAATCAAACTTGCGCCTGGTGGTTTCAATCGCCAAAAAATACATGAATCGTGGCTTATCCTTCCAAGATTTAATTCAGGAAGGTAGTCTGGGCTTGATTCGCGCTGCTGAGAAGTTTGACCACGAAAAAGGTTATAAGTTTTCTACCTACGCTACATGGTGGATTCGTCAGGCAATTACCAGAGCGATCGCTGATCAATCTCGCACTATCCGTCTACCGGTTCATCTCTACGAAACCATATCACGGATCAAGAAAACTACCAAACTGCTCTCTCAAGAAATGGGTCGCAAACCCACGGAAGAAGAAATTGCTACTCGCATGGAAATGACCATCGAGAAACTGCGGTTTATTGCGAAATCCGCCCAGTTACCAATTTCTTTAGAAACACCAATTGGTAAAGAAGAAGATTCTCGATTAGGGGATTTTATTGAATCTGACGGAGAAACACCAGAAGACCAAGTTTCTAAAAATCTGCTACGCGAAGACCTAGAAAAAGTACTCGACAGCCTTAGCCCCCGCGAAAGAGATGTTTTGAGACTACGCTATGGCTTAGATGACGGTCGGATGAAAACCCTTGAAGAAATTGGCCAGATTTTCAACGTTACCCGTGAAAGGATTCGTCAAATTGAGGCTAAGGCACTCCGCAAGCTACGCCATCCCAATCGTAACAGTGTTCTCAAGGAGTATATTCGGTAG
- a CDS encoding chlorophyll a/b-binding protein, whose product MTNATKTITSVPEDRNGWRWGFTPQAEIWNGRLAMIGFLAATLIEVVSGQGFLHFWGIL is encoded by the coding sequence ATGACTAACGCAACAAAAACTATTACTTCCGTACCAGAAGATCGCAACGGCTGGCGTTGGGGATTCACCCCACAAGCAGAAATTTGGAATGGTCGCTTGGCAATGATTGGCTTTTTAGCAGCTACTTTGATCGAAGTTGTTTCTGGTCAAGGCTTCCTGCACTTTTGGGGTATCCTGTAA
- the gyrA gene encoding DNA gyrase subunit A, protein MAKQLNLLSTGQVITTALHTEMQRSYLEYAMSVIVGRALPDVRDGLKPVHRRILYAMHELGLTPDRPYRKCARVVGDVLGKYHPHGDQAVYDALVRLVQEFSSRYPLLAGHGNFGSVDNDPPAAMRYTETRLAPIGHEGMLTEIGEETVEFSGNFDNSQQEPTVLPAQLPFLLLNGCSGIAVGMATNIPPHNLGEIVDGLIALIDNPDLTDEKLFELIPGPDFPTGGEIVASTGIREAYTTGKGGILLRGVATLEEIPATRGSKRRTAIIITELPYQVNKAGWIEKVADLVNQGRLLGISDLRDESDREGMRVVIELKRDTNPQEVLQHLYHQTALQTTFGAILLGLVNGQPRQLSLRQLLQEFLNFREHTLNRRYSYELGKAENRVQIVAGLLKALSHLDDVIAILRQAADGSTAKLNLCSRLDLSEVQADAILSMPLRRLTSLEQQNLQQEFDQLNEQITSLRRLLDDRRELLKALKKDLRSLKRKYSDSRRTKILAPSETPIKPEKGKTETQDNPQSTIPNPKSEQPPEPAVLEFTQRGYVRRISPTGKKPKAENGLHENDFIIHTESTDTDKDLLILNSGGKVYPVKVGEIPATTGRSPRGTPLITMLTSTAQGNVEAVVSRFILPETPATTEMILLTKQGRIKRLSLEEFTNLTRRGITILKLKDDDELSFTQFTRTGDHLILASSGGRLLRFAVNDEQLPVMGRAAMGLQAFRLLKNQQMVGCVTVAKDDQLLLVTQEGYAKRMPASNLRAANRGDLGIQMLKFNNKTDNLAAMVRAIPGTEVALLTNKERVVRIPVDTVPLLDRDAKGENILQINRDEKIISVVEVRM, encoded by the coding sequence ATGGCAAAACAGTTAAACCTGCTCTCAACGGGACAGGTCATCACAACAGCCCTGCACACCGAGATGCAACGGTCTTACTTAGAATATGCCATGAGTGTGATAGTTGGGCGAGCGTTACCAGACGTGCGTGATGGCTTAAAACCAGTGCATCGACGGATTTTGTACGCCATGCATGAACTTGGGCTGACACCAGATAGACCTTATCGTAAATGCGCTCGTGTAGTTGGAGACGTATTGGGTAAGTACCATCCTCACGGTGATCAAGCAGTTTATGATGCTTTGGTAAGGCTAGTACAGGAATTTTCCAGCCGCTATCCCTTACTGGCGGGACATGGTAATTTTGGTAGCGTGGATAACGACCCACCAGCGGCAATGCGTTACACAGAAACGCGTCTGGCACCCATTGGCCATGAGGGAATGCTAACGGAAATTGGCGAAGAAACCGTGGAATTTAGCGGTAATTTTGATAATTCCCAGCAAGAACCAACTGTTTTACCTGCTCAGTTACCATTTTTACTACTTAATGGCTGTTCTGGTATTGCTGTAGGGATGGCGACAAATATTCCCCCGCACAATTTAGGGGAAATAGTCGATGGCTTAATTGCTTTAATTGATAACCCAGACTTAACGGATGAAAAGTTATTTGAGCTAATTCCGGGGCCTGACTTTCCTACAGGGGGAGAAATAGTTGCTAGTACGGGAATTCGGGAAGCATACACCACAGGAAAAGGTGGGATATTGTTGCGGGGTGTGGCTACCTTGGAGGAGATTCCGGCAACTAGAGGCAGCAAGCGGCGAACTGCAATTATTATTACTGAATTACCTTATCAGGTGAATAAGGCGGGTTGGATTGAAAAAGTAGCAGATTTGGTCAATCAAGGGCGCTTACTAGGAATTTCTGATTTGCGGGATGAGAGCGATCGCGAAGGGATGCGAGTAGTCATTGAACTCAAACGCGATACCAACCCTCAAGAAGTCCTCCAACACTTGTATCACCAAACCGCTTTACAAACTACCTTTGGCGCAATTCTTTTGGGCTTGGTAAATGGACAACCTCGACAGTTAAGTTTACGTCAACTGTTGCAGGAATTTTTGAATTTCCGAGAACATACTCTCAATCGTCGCTACAGTTATGAGTTAGGTAAAGCCGAAAATAGAGTGCAGATTGTCGCCGGTTTACTGAAAGCGTTGTCTCACCTCGATGATGTAATTGCAATTTTAAGGCAAGCTGCTGATGGTAGTACAGCCAAATTGAACCTTTGTAGCCGACTAGATTTAAGCGAGGTACAAGCGGATGCCATTTTGTCCATGCCATTACGCCGTCTCACTAGTTTAGAACAGCAAAATTTGCAGCAGGAATTTGACCAACTGAACGAGCAAATTACCTCATTGCGGAGATTGCTGGATGATAGACGGGAATTATTGAAAGCTTTGAAAAAGGATTTGCGAAGTCTCAAGCGCAAATATAGTGATTCTCGACGGACAAAAATTTTAGCGCCCAGCGAAACCCCAATCAAACCAGAAAAGGGAAAAACAGAAACACAGGACAATCCACAATCCACAATCCCAAATCCCAAATCGGAACAACCACCAGAACCAGCAGTTCTAGAATTTACCCAGCGTGGTTATGTGCGTCGCATTTCCCCGACTGGGAAAAAGCCAAAAGCGGAAAATGGTTTGCATGAGAACGACTTCATTATTCACACCGAGTCAACTGACACTGACAAAGATTTGTTGATCCTCAATAGTGGTGGTAAAGTCTACCCTGTGAAAGTGGGAGAAATTCCCGCTACAACTGGACGTTCTCCACGCGGAACACCACTGATTACCATGCTCACAAGTACGGCACAAGGTAATGTAGAAGCTGTTGTTAGTCGCTTTATACTGCCAGAAACACCAGCGACAACTGAGATGATTCTCCTCACCAAACAAGGGCGAATTAAGCGTCTGTCTCTGGAAGAATTCACCAACCTGACTCGGCGCGGAATTACGATTTTGAAGCTGAAAGATGATGATGAATTATCTTTTACCCAGTTCACCAGAACAGGAGATCATCTAATTTTAGCTAGTTCCGGTGGGCGCTTGTTGCGGTTTGCAGTTAATGATGAACAATTGCCTGTAATGGGACGTGCCGCAATGGGTTTACAAGCATTCCGGCTGTTGAAAAATCAGCAAATGGTGGGTTGTGTAACTGTCGCTAAAGATGACCAGTTATTGCTAGTTACTCAAGAAGGATATGCCAAACGAATGCCTGCAAGTAACTTAAGGGCTGCTAATCGTGGCGATTTAGGTATCCAAATGCTGAAATTTAACAACAAAACTGATAACCTAGCGGCTATGGTACGCGCTATCCCAGGTACAGAAGTAGCTCTGTTGACGAATAAAGAGCGCGTGGTGAGAATTCCTGTAGATACAGTGCCACTTTTAGATAGAGATGCTAAAGGTGAGAATATCTTGCAAATCAATCGTGATGAGAAAATTATCTCAGTCGTGGAAGTGCGAATGTGA
- a CDS encoding response regulator, which produces MKTVLIVEDDLINARVFSKILTKRGGLGVKHTENVEEVIKIAQAGEADLILMDVSLSRSVYQGKSVDGIKITQMLKSDPQTANLPIILVTAHAMEGDRENFLKQSGADGYISKPVVDHQQFVDQIVALLPTQDS; this is translated from the coding sequence ATGAAAACTGTTTTAATTGTCGAAGATGATCTGATTAACGCTCGTGTTTTTTCTAAAATTTTGACCAAGCGTGGTGGATTGGGTGTGAAACATACAGAAAATGTGGAAGAAGTCATAAAAATTGCCCAAGCGGGAGAAGCTGACCTGATTTTAATGGATGTTTCACTCTCTCGCAGTGTTTACCAAGGTAAGTCTGTTGATGGTATCAAAATTACACAGATGTTAAAATCTGACCCGCAAACAGCCAACCTACCTATTATTTTGGTGACAGCACACGCTATGGAAGGTGATCGTGAGAACTTTCTCAAGCAAAGTGGTGCTGATGGCTACATATCTAAACCCGTGGTTGACCATCAACAATTTGTTGACCAGATTGTGGCACTTCTACCTACACAAGATTCTTGA